A genomic window from Pseudomonas cavernicola includes:
- a CDS encoding alpha/beta hydrolase — protein MPLDSQIAAVLQQFSGLPQQDLSQLSAAQYRQSADNMMQPIPGEPMAEVRDLRVAGATGELDARLYRPLDQPNLPLLVFFHGGGFVFGTLDTHDNLCRSLAKQTGAVVVSIAYRLAPEAKFPAAPLDCYRVTCWLVEQAQALGVDASRLALAGDSAGGNLALAVSRLAAERKGPRISYQCLFYPVTDGRCDSPSYEAFAEGYFLTREMMLWCWQHYLQNPEQADDALASPLRAEELDNLPPTTLITAEFDPLRDEGEAFAKRLQQAGVATRLERYDGMIHGFVSMAPFVERAAEALAAAATDLRAALN, from the coding sequence ATGCCGCTTGATAGCCAGATCGCCGCCGTACTGCAGCAGTTCAGTGGCCTGCCGCAGCAGGATCTCAGCCAGCTGAGTGCCGCGCAGTATCGCCAGTCTGCCGACAACATGATGCAGCCCATCCCCGGCGAGCCCATGGCCGAGGTTCGCGATCTGCGCGTGGCCGGCGCCACCGGCGAGTTGGACGCGCGCCTGTATCGGCCGCTGGACCAGCCGAACCTGCCGCTCCTGGTGTTCTTCCATGGCGGCGGCTTCGTCTTTGGCACTCTGGATACCCATGACAACCTCTGCCGCTCGCTTGCCAAACAGACTGGCGCCGTGGTGGTGTCGATCGCCTACCGGTTGGCACCGGAGGCCAAGTTCCCGGCGGCCCCGCTGGATTGCTACCGCGTCACCTGTTGGCTGGTCGAGCAGGCTCAGGCCCTGGGCGTCGACGCCAGCCGCCTAGCCCTGGCTGGCGACAGCGCCGGGGGCAACCTGGCGCTTGCTGTGAGCCGCCTGGCGGCCGAGCGCAAAGGCCCGCGTATCAGCTATCAATGCCTGTTTTATCCGGTCACCGATGGGCGCTGTGACAGTCCCTCCTATGAGGCCTTCGCCGAGGGCTATTTCCTCACCCGCGAGATGATGCTGTGGTGCTGGCAGCACTATCTGCAGAATCCCGAGCAGGCTGATGACGCACTCGCCTCGCCGTTGCGCGCCGAGGAACTGGACAATCTGCCGCCCACCACCCTGATCACCGCCGAGTTCGACCCGCTGCGCGACGAGGGCGAGGCCTTCGCCAAGCGCCTGCAGCAAGCCGGCGTCGCCACGCGCCTGGAGCGCTATGACGGGATGATCCACGGCTTCGTCAGCATGGCACCCTTTGTCGAGCGCGCGGCCGAAGCCCTGGCGGCGGCGGCCACCGATCTGCGCGCGGCGCTTAACTGA
- a CDS encoding SDR family NAD(P)-dependent oxidoreductase — protein MSIEQGRVAVITGAASGIGRGLAEYAAGLGMRLVLSDVDGQRLQALCAELQALGAEAVACVTDVGDPAQVERLRDVAVERFGGVDLLFNNAGVMQTGHCWEITQEQWQRMLSVNLQGVINGIRSFVPLLLEQGRPAHVVNTASLAGLVSSPLMAPYNVTKQAVVALSETLHYELSLQQAQVSVSVLCPGPVASEIMASDQVAGAAGAQFNELLDTSIRQGMTPLELAELVFTAVREKRFWILPHKFFKPALERRMQSILEETNPLFQFVDEKGTEIEGEHDAA, from the coding sequence ATGAGCATTGAACAGGGCCGCGTGGCGGTTATCACGGGTGCGGCCAGCGGCATTGGTCGCGGTCTGGCCGAATATGCCGCAGGGCTAGGCATGCGCCTGGTACTCAGCGATGTGGACGGGCAGCGGCTGCAGGCACTGTGCGCGGAATTGCAGGCACTGGGCGCCGAGGCTGTCGCCTGCGTGACCGATGTCGGCGACCCGGCGCAGGTCGAGCGTCTGCGCGATGTAGCGGTGGAGCGCTTCGGTGGCGTCGATCTGCTGTTCAACAACGCCGGGGTGATGCAGACCGGGCACTGCTGGGAGATCACCCAGGAGCAGTGGCAGCGCATGCTCAGTGTCAACCTGCAAGGCGTGATCAATGGCATTCGCAGCTTCGTGCCGCTGCTACTGGAGCAGGGCCGCCCGGCCCATGTGGTCAACACCGCCTCGCTTGCGGGCCTGGTCAGCAGCCCCTTGATGGCACCCTACAACGTGACCAAACAGGCGGTGGTCGCGCTCTCGGAAACCCTGCATTACGAGCTGAGCCTGCAACAGGCGCAGGTCTCGGTGTCGGTGCTTTGCCCAGGGCCGGTAGCCAGCGAGATCATGGCCTCGGACCAGGTCGCAGGCGCTGCCGGTGCGCAGTTCAACGAGCTGCTCGATACCAGCATCCGCCAGGGCATGACCCCGCTCGAACTAGCCGAACTGGTGTTCACTGCGGTGCGCGAGAAGCGCTTCTGGATACTCCCGCACAAGTTCTTCAAGCCGGCATTGGAGCGGCGGATGCAGAGCATTCTCGAAGAGACCAATCCGCTGTTTCAGTTTGTTGATGAGAAAGGAACCGAGATTGAAGGAGAGCACGATGCCGCTTGA
- a CDS encoding Rieske 2Fe-2S domain-containing protein yields MSTLHRIETRQLEDRYARGWHCLGLAAQYRDGKAHRLDVFGTRLVAFQGEDGELHILDGYCPHMGADLSQGCVEGNSLRCPFHAWRWGADGVCDDIPYAKRIPPRAKVKSWPILEENQLLFVWNDPEGNSPIAEQSIPRIDASYSDEWAEWEVAELQIATNCRELIDNVADMAHFGTVHGAPVEAFSNVFERHMATQIMCARSERLSGDSELNTVATYFGPAYQITEMTGEMNGQPIHSILLNCHVPIDLHSFTLRYGVLVKKIPGLSEEQNSAMAKAYVEQAQAAFYEDVAIWHSKTRVDNPLLCDGDGPVYQLRKWYQQFYTDVAELPAEVNERKTFAVRAREFA; encoded by the coding sequence ATGAGCACCCTGCATCGCATCGAAACGAGACAACTGGAAGACCGTTACGCCCGTGGCTGGCACTGTCTCGGCCTGGCCGCCCAATACCGCGACGGCAAGGCCCATCGGCTGGACGTATTCGGTACCCGTCTGGTGGCCTTCCAGGGCGAAGACGGTGAGCTGCATATTCTCGACGGCTACTGCCCGCACATGGGCGCCGATCTCAGCCAGGGCTGCGTCGAGGGCAACTCCCTGCGCTGCCCCTTCCACGCCTGGCGCTGGGGCGCCGACGGCGTGTGTGACGACATCCCCTATGCCAAACGCATCCCGCCACGAGCCAAGGTCAAGAGCTGGCCGATCCTGGAAGAGAACCAACTGCTGTTCGTCTGGAACGATCCAGAAGGCAACTCACCGATCGCCGAGCAGAGCATCCCGCGGATCGACGCCAGCTACAGCGACGAGTGGGCCGAGTGGGAAGTCGCCGAGCTGCAGATCGCGACCAACTGCCGCGAACTGATCGACAACGTCGCTGACATGGCGCACTTCGGCACAGTGCATGGTGCCCCGGTGGAGGCGTTCAGTAACGTCTTCGAGCGTCATATGGCGACCCAGATCATGTGCGCGCGCAGCGAACGGCTGTCGGGCGACAGCGAACTGAACACCGTGGCCACCTATTTCGGCCCGGCTTACCAGATCACCGAAATGACCGGCGAGATGAACGGCCAGCCGATCCATTCGATCCTGCTCAACTGCCACGTACCGATCGACCTGCACAGCTTCACCCTGCGCTACGGCGTACTGGTGAAAAAGATCCCCGGCCTCAGCGAGGAACAGAACAGCGCCATGGCCAAGGCCTACGTAGAGCAGGCGCAAGCAGCCTTCTATGAAGACGTGGCGATCTGGCACAGCAAGACCCGCGTCGACAACCCGCTGCTGTGCGACGGCGACGGCCCGGTCTACCAGTTGCGCAAGTGGTACCAGCAGTTCTACACCGACGTCGCCGAGCTGCCGGCCGAGGTCAACGAGCGCAAGACCTTCGCCGTACGCGCGCGCGAATTCGCCTAA
- a CDS encoding helix-turn-helix transcriptional regulator has translation MARTLSLETFSEMLGNLYQGPLENIPWATFLNQLNLYLDSKYVTFILRPPSAQVEGLMVTTNGTSAEVVEGIASYNKYFFTLDPFVGLPNRQVVTLEEFVSKDDWLNSEFYKSFLEPGDVFHILGADINTCDGAQCRIRISRGRASPAFSSEDKALLTQFIPHLERSIKIHMQLNRIETERNLYAGAVDQLAVGTIILDETGKVLQTNQVADRLIQDKDGLKLVNDGLQVGTARDTQEFRRLVKQALLSQKSNNPSVVEALRVQRPSGRADLGIIVRSVPLSAWSEGKQCPAVVIFISDPEQQSSAPQEIVRALFDFTPAETQLAMLLANGLTLDEASEELGISRNTARAHLRSTFSKTGVTRQTMLVRLILRSVATLG, from the coding sequence ATGGCTCGCACACTCAGTCTCGAGACGTTCAGCGAGATGCTCGGCAATCTCTACCAGGGGCCGCTGGAGAACATCCCCTGGGCGACCTTTCTCAACCAACTCAATTTGTACCTGGACAGCAAGTACGTCACCTTCATCCTGCGCCCACCGAGCGCGCAGGTGGAAGGTCTGATGGTCACCACCAACGGCACCTCAGCAGAGGTGGTTGAGGGGATCGCCTCGTACAATAAGTATTTCTTCACCCTTGACCCCTTCGTCGGCTTGCCCAACCGCCAAGTCGTCACCCTCGAGGAGTTCGTCTCCAAGGACGACTGGCTGAACTCCGAGTTCTACAAGAGTTTTCTCGAGCCGGGGGACGTCTTCCACATCCTCGGCGCCGACATCAATACCTGCGACGGCGCGCAGTGCCGCATCCGCATCAGCCGCGGCCGCGCCAGCCCGGCCTTCAGCAGCGAAGACAAGGCCCTGCTCACGCAATTCATCCCGCACCTTGAGCGCTCGATCAAGATCCACATGCAGCTCAACCGCATCGAGACCGAACGCAACCTCTACGCCGGTGCGGTGGACCAGCTGGCGGTCGGCACCATCATCCTCGACGAGACGGGCAAGGTGCTGCAGACCAACCAGGTCGCCGACCGCCTGATCCAGGACAAGGACGGCCTCAAGCTGGTCAACGATGGCCTGCAGGTTGGCACCGCCCGCGACACCCAGGAATTCCGCCGGTTGGTGAAACAGGCCCTGCTCTCGCAGAAGAGCAACAACCCCTCGGTGGTCGAGGCCCTGCGCGTGCAGCGGCCGTCCGGGCGGGCGGATCTCGGCATCATAGTGCGCTCGGTGCCGCTGTCGGCCTGGAGCGAAGGCAAGCAGTGCCCGGCGGTGGTGATCTTTATCAGCGACCCGGAGCAGCAGTCCAGCGCCCCCCAGGAGATCGTCCGCGCGCTGTTCGACTTCACCCCGGCCGAAACCCAGTTGGCCATGCTGTTGGCCAACGGCCTGACTCTCGACGAAGCCTCGGAAGAGCTGGGCATCAGCCGCAACACCGCACGCGCGCACCTGCGCTCGACCTTCTCCAAAACCGGCGTGACCCGCCAGACCATGCTGGTACGGCTGATCCTGCGCAGCGTGGCGACGCTCGGCTAG
- the nudE gene encoding ADP compounds hydrolase NudE, which produces MRTCPTILKTELLAESGYFQIEALHLQFSNGQQRVYERLRGTGYRSVMLVAMPDPEHVLLVREYAVGVEAKVLGLPKGGAEPDEDYLQAAQRELIEEVGLRAERLTELGELTLAPGHLCHRYRVVLAEQLSPCYLPGDEPEPLDLIRLPLAQIPELVARGELHEARAIAALFMALGALARRG; this is translated from the coding sequence ATGCGGACCTGTCCGACCATCCTGAAAACCGAACTACTGGCCGAAAGTGGCTACTTCCAGATTGAGGCCTTGCACCTGCAATTCAGCAACGGCCAACAACGCGTCTACGAACGCCTGCGCGGCACCGGCTACCGCTCGGTGATGCTAGTGGCGATGCCCGATCCGGAACACGTGCTGCTGGTGCGTGAATACGCGGTGGGGGTGGAGGCCAAAGTCCTCGGCCTGCCCAAGGGCGGCGCCGAGCCCGACGAGGATTACCTGCAAGCGGCACAACGCGAACTGATCGAGGAAGTCGGCCTGCGCGCCGAACGCCTCACCGAGCTGGGCGAGCTGACCCTGGCGCCCGGCCACCTGTGCCACCGTTATCGGGTGGTACTCGCCGAACAGCTGAGCCCCTGCTACCTGCCCGGCGACGAACCCGAACCGCTGGACCTCATCCGCCTGCCGCTGGCGCAGATTCCCGAACTGGTCGCCCGTGGCGAACTGCACGAGGCCCGCGCAATCGCCGCGCTTTTCATGGCCCTGGGCGCCCTAGCCCGACGTGGCTGA